The window tgagctgggctgggctcctggcacagagagagctcctggtcaccaagaagagcttcaaaagcacatttctctggatgaggaGCTCTTgttccagcccagcagggctggggcactgcctgcagccagcgcgggcacagcccagaggcacagagagcttcaatcagtcagggctgggaaggggctgagaagtgcctggggcacaatcactgccagcccttggcacaggaacctctggctgcaggacaatgcagctgcagctcctggagccatctcctcaagctggaacatgccaatgcctgcagagcctgtgagtacattctctgcttgtctcttgtgcagagcagccaggggtgcccagggctgtcctgcagagcagggtcctgcagcccagggcgctgtgctggggcagggactctgctgcctgccagggacagctctcagccagccctggcagctgctgccagcactgggggacaagatctggctgggaggagacagctggtgaggcttggaagtgttctccttgtgtggggaggatgctgcattgttcaggactgctcccagcatggcattgaactgcagaacatttccaagtagattatactTGGAGCATGGCAAGGCAGGGGCTgtataaaagggaaaatcctgcttttttaaactACTGCTCTGGGTTGCATGGATGGGAAATTGCACATTGATATTCAACTCTCAGTTCAGGTTGAGAAAACCAAAAATCCATCAGATGTAATAAACCAGGCAATGACAGTaatcagcacagggcccctcacaggcagtatcagtgttgcttttccagcctcctcagggttgctctggtgttgccatcagagcctgcagagccagagctgcccctgggcagtgcctgagctgggagggctctgcagggcagagctgagcccccagggctgggctgggctctggcagcactggcacggccctgccctgggcacagggaagcagctgctggcagggacagctccaggcagcagagccctgggcaggcagtggggggaaagtgcccccaggctgtgctgggatatttcgagtcctctccaaacccaactattccatgattactttttttacagatccctatgtgcagccccagaaaatgtcgaacagcagctccatcaggcacttcctgctcctggcattggcagacacgcggcagctgcagctcctgcacttctgcctcttgctgggcatctccctggctgccctcctgggcaacggcctcatcatcagcgccgtagcctgcggccaccacctgcacacgcccatgttcttcttcctgctcaacctggccctcgctgacctgggctccatctgcaccactgtccccaaagccatgcacaattccctctgggacaccagggacatctcctacactggatgtgctgctcagctctttttctttgtgttcttcatctcagcagagctttccctcctgaccgtgatgtgctacgaccgctacgtgtccatctgcaaacccctgcactacgggaccctcctgggcagcagagcttgtgcccacatggcagcagctgcctgggccagtggctttgtctattcactgctgcacacagccaatacattttccctgcccctgtgccatggcaatgccctgggccagttcttctgtgaaattccacagatcctcaagctctcctgctccaaatcccagctcagggaagtggggctcattgctgtcagtgtgTCTTTGgtatttggctgttttgtgttcattgttttctcctatgtgcagatcttcagggctgtgctgaggatcccctctgagcagggacggcacaaagccttttccacctgcctccctcacctggtcGTGGTCTCCTTGTTTGTCAGCACTGTCGtgtttgctcacctgaagcccccctccatcacctctccatccctggatctggtgGTGTCatttctgtactcggtggtgcccccagccctgaaccccctcatctacagcctgaggaaccaggagctcaaggattCAGTGAGGAGACTGATCACTGGAAAATTTCAGAagcattaaactgctggccagtgTTTGCAAATCACGTGTAATAAAAGTCATATTTGATACTTCTTCTTGATTTCATTTTAGAGTTTTTTTACCTTTGTTCTAATTTTTTctattgtccacaaagaaatgtcattgtttgtgccatttctcattttgtttctctccaccttccctggggCCACACACTGTGTCAATGAAGGGCTGCACTCTTGGTGGcattaaaggaactaaagggtctcccagcagagttttctgcagagatgcccttgtgttgccttctctggagctgcagcagcaatgtctgtgtgcagagctggggcagatcagggctggcccagcagctgtgcccagcagcagcagcagcagcagcacttggtgttgccagtgctgctgccgtggccctgccccgctgccctggtggccctggtgttgctgcagggcctgagtgctctcggggccgggcacagccctgggggtggcagtgccggggctgcagcagggccaggccatgggcactgctggggcagcgctgacgcctcaggccaggccctgggggctccaggctccttgcccaggctctctcaagaacacggccaggccaatgctcagcacagaaacccccgtcagcagccccaggctggccgtgggcaggctgggggcaaacagcatggctggggctctgcaagggccctggggcagacgggaaggagcagcagagcaggggctgatccatgcccagtgcgctgcacagcccagggcagcatccTGTTCTGAGGAATCAAGCAAACTCCACagcttttgtgaaagttgtaaagccagtATGTTTATTACAACGCTGGACGCATTTGGGAATCGTTCCCCTAAAATGACATGCGTACCTCTGGGTTCTCCAGATTCCCTTTTAtctccctctcaaatacataggcatgcaatttcacaataggtttaTATGTGTTCATTCCACTTATTTCTCGTGACAATTGCTGGTAATTCTTCCTTATCAGAATGAACTCCTGGGTCAGGTTGCCCTGCTCTatctgcccccccccccccccccccccccgccttATCTCTTGTCCTTCAGCTGAAGCATTCCCTCCAAGCACAGGCCCTTTGcaagaacaggcagtcagactaaacagcaAGCTACAGACctaactcaaagatgtacatttcccctaaatcaaaatggatttctactctggataTCTTCCACTCATcctcatttcccccttttctaaAAGGAAtaagtaaattattttacttaattCAAATTCCTATTACAATAAGTGTGCCTTAGTGCTTTACCATGTACGTTTGATAAGGAGGTTAACACAGCTACTCGCTGTAGTATTCTCCAATTCCAAATTAACAATAAAAAGGAGAACCCTAAACTTACTCCAACTAAtattaacaaaactacaataggaTGACACAAGCTCAATAAAGATTCCATTTGCAGTTGGTGACCACCCAAAGATTACATCCCACCAGTGAtgatctgcattttgttttatactttgcagaattctggttatttcttttgtatcatgTTGGACAGTAATTAGGGTTTTCTCTCCACTTTCTTGGGTTTTCTTCAAGATCTCCAGTAGCTCTATGGTgtttaattaattgttttaccAATGTGAGGTCTATTCCAATAGGAGTAGGTAACAGTCTGTGATACATTTTGTAATTGGTTTTAATCAACTGGTGGGATGTCACTGGAGCCACCTACAAAAAGTCACACTCAATAAtcttaacaaaattaaaaatacagaaattagaATGATTTCTACTGGACAAAATAACATCATTGTTATCAATTTTTATAGTAGCACAGGCAGTTCTCAGGCACACACAACCTTTACCAGTATATACGAGGGCAGTTTTCTGATCAGTGACTGGATGAATCTCAAAGTGGCAAATACTCTGTTCAGTGTCTAGACACACATCCTGGGCATTAATAGTattgctttcacaaatgaacCCTAGTTGTTCTCTAGTAATGCAGGATTCTAAGTTTACTGTTTGCCACTTTTCATTCACCTTTCATGCCCACACTCTATGTTCTGAAGGGTAGAGCACTGTTTTTTCATGATTTAATCCTAGTGCAATGACGGGATGGATAATGTAAACAGTGGCATTATGTATGgtaagcacaaaggcagtggcCACATTAGAAGCAGGATCATAGGTGAAATTTACCATAGTCCACCTGGATTGAAACTTTCTTTCAAAATCAATCGCATTATCCCAGACAATTTTCcgaatttcagctggaaaattaccTTCACCCCCTTCCCGTatgatcagagctgctgctgcctgcatccGTAGCTGTGCTTGTATACAGCTGAAAGCTAAAGACACATTATCTTGAACTGTACTAAGTGCTTCTACTGTTAACTTGTGGTCTTGGTCCCTGGCCTTTTCCCACTTTGGCAGTATTTTTGAAATCTGCCACTGGCTAGTTCCTAATGCCAATAGAGATGACTGTAATGgctgtttcaattttgttaggccacctgctgcagtggccagcTTATTCATCATTATTTCTGaatcaattccatttaaaactcCTAATATCCCAGTTAGATCCTTTCTTATTCTGCTCCTGAGGTATACCTGTCTTTGTAACCACATTGTCCAGCCCTCAAAGGATGTTCTcaggaaagaggagcaggctggttggatttttgagatgttaatttgcattagCAACTCAACACGTTTGAGAGACCATTTTGAATTGAACAACAGTTGTTGTTCACCCACATTCCTCACTATGTAGGGGCTTATTTCATACTTCAGGTTCAAGTTTGGGTTGAGTCTGAAGTATTTGAGTCTCAGTCTGGGTTGTATAAGGTCCTGCTGTTGTAAAAAGTGCAGtgtctattttaaatttaaatgagagcCTGATCACAAGCCCAAAGGCAAGTCACTTCTACAGGCTGTATCAAGGTGAAATGACACCAACAATCTGATTCACTTAGGCTATCACAAACTTCCTGGTGCCTGTATACAGGAGAGGTTGAGACACTAATTGCATCTGGTCTCTCATGAACCGTCCCATTCACCACCCAGCACCCTACCttgatttcttctcttctgaTCCCTTGAAGTGTCCACTGTTCCCATTCCTGCCACTCCTGCTCCTCATATACCTGATCCCCAAGGAGTACTACAGTGGATAGGTTTAAATCTTCTATCTCAGAAACTTCTCCCATGGATCCAGTATACTGATTAAAAGCCTGGGACCAAGGCCATTCAGCATTGCTTTGGATAGAGGTACTCTCTAGTTCTAAGACTCcagttataattatatataaaacaatTCTGTAAATGAAATTACAAACTACTTCCGGCTGCAATGTGCTCGTTTTGTCTGAGTAAGCCTAATCTCAGTTCATTGTCTCCTGGTGTCACTCTCCAAGGGGCTCCTGGGGCCTTCTTCACTCGAGAGTGATGGAACCAGGCATTCTGCTCCTTGATCTTGATTgcagtgaaggtggtgagaagcACTTGGAACGGTCCCTCCCACTGTGGTTCCAAAGTCTTTTCTGCAAGAGGCTTAATTTATACATAATCTCCAGACTGTATGTTATGTATTGGTCTATCTAGCTCCCTGCTCCGAGTTCCAGCCACGTGTTTCTCaatttctctgagctgtttgcTTAAAGCCACCGTGTAGGTGGCCAGTGTTacctccccagtgtgggtggACATTCCCTCTTGTATTCCATATGGTCTTctataaagcatttcaaaaggaCTCAGCTTTCCTTTAGCCCAAGGTTTAGTTCAAATTTGTAATAGTGTCAGTGGAAGAGCTTGGGGCCAGGGTAGATTAACTTCCTGCCCCAGTCTTACAATCTGCTGCTTAatcaaatgattcattttctccACCTGGCTGCTTGACTGGGGGCGGTATGGAGTGTGAAGTTCCCAATCTATGCCCAGGTGGCTACTAATCTGTTGCACTactttggaaatgaaatgtgatcCTCTATCTGAGGTTATTGTGGGTGGAACTCTGAAGCATGGTATTATTTCTTGTGATAATACTCTGGTCACCTCTCGAGCTTTGACAGTTCTGGTGGGGAATGCTTCTGGCCACTCTGAAAATGTATCTGTCAATACCAGTAAATACCGATATCCCCCTTTCCTTGGGAGTTCTGAAAAGTCAATTTGACTCTGCTGTCCaggcccatggcctctcccaATCTGACTGAGTTTCACCCTGGGGTTAGTCTGGAGGCAAGGATCACACTGTCGGTTTACCTGAGTAATAGAGGCATATAAATTTCTGACAACGATTCTTTCAATCAGATGTGTGTTCTAGAAAGCCTGTGCAAACTCCTACTTCAAAGTCAACACTTCATTTCCATGCACTCTGTATCACTGGAAGCCTTGGTCATTTTGGGAAAGGAGCCACACTTTATAAAGCTTTTAAGTAGTTAGGCCCCAGTGTGTTTTCTAGTGCTCCTCCTTCACTAGTGACCACAAAAATGGGAAGGGATTACCAGCTCTCTTTCAATGGTAGCCCACCCCTTGTGGCTGCATGTCTCTTTTGATTAGTATTATTATATTCTGGCTCACCTTCAAAGAAAACCTGCCCATAATTACCTCaccttttgctgctttctttgcctctccacccaccagctcatttccttcctccaaGTCTGAGCTCACTCTCTGGTGTGCCTTAATATGccttttcaggcagctgaagtgcttccagcagccagatggtctcttctttccttgtgaggttagcagtcccctctccttccagaTGGCTCCATGTGCATGCATGAGTCTGAATGCATACCTCGAGTCTGTatagatatttattttcttttccttttgccatttcGAAGGCACGGGTCAGTGCATTTATCTCGGCCTTCTGTGCAGAGGTACCTGTTGGTAAGGGTCCAGACTGTATTACCTCTCTGCAGGTAGTCACTGTACCCAGCATGTCTCTTTCCACTGGCAatgcagctgctcctgtcagTGAACCAGGTCTCTGCATTGTCCAGGAGTGTCTTTCAAGTCTGGGCATCTGGAGTAAGTAGCTTCAGTGGTCTCCAGGCAATCGTGGTGCACTGCTTCTCCTTGATTACACTGAGAAAAGAAGCTGGGTTGACAGTATCAGTCACCACTATCTCTACATCATTTTGCTCTACCATAATGGCCTAGTACATCAAAACCTCTGTGGTGAAAGCCAGTGGCTGCCCTTCACTGCCAGTACTGCAGACACTGtgtgggacaccagcacagtcATTTTCTGTCCCAGGGTAAACTTGAGTGCCTCTTGAATATTCAGCACGactgctgccacagctctgagGCAACCTGGCCATCCTTTGGCTGTTGCATCCAGTTGCTTAGAGAAGTAAGCAACTGCCCTCTGGTATGGACCCAAGTCCTGAGCCAGTATTCCCAGGGCAATTCCTTGTCTTTCatgggaaaatagaaagaatggtTTACTTACATCTGGAAGTTccaaagctggagctgacatgagggCACTCTTTAGCTGGTAAAAGACCCGTGTGTGTTCCTTTGTCCACTGGAGATCTCTGATTCCATTGGCAATAAGAGCATAGAGGGGTCTGACGAGCAGTCCATAATTATAAACCCACAGCCGGCACCACCCTGCCATGCCTAAGAAGGTTCAGAGTTCCTTTGTCGTTTGGGGTTTCAGGGTTTGGCATATGGCTTCCCTGCCCTAAAGTCCATTGCCCAGCTTCTGTTTCACTgcctgtgcctttttctttgatactcTGTATCCTTGGAGTCCTAGAAAATTTGAAAGGCTTACTGTCCAGGCCACACATGCTTCCCTTGTCCCAGTGGCTACTAGATCATCCACatactgcaacagcctcccttCTTCCTGTGGAGCTTCCCAGGACTCCAGATCTTTTGCAAGTTGCTCCCCAAACAGAGTGGGGGAATTTTTGAAGCCTTGGGGCAATCTTGACCATGTGAGCTGGGTTTTGTGCCCACTTTTAGGGCTTTCCCATTcgaatgcaaaaattttctggctggcttCATGGATGgggaggcaaaagaaggcatcTCTCAGATTTAAAACAGTAAAACAATTTAGCTCAGGTGTTAAACAAGTTAGTAAATATATGGATTTGCTACTACAGGGTATAGATTCTTTGTTATCTTATTGACAGCCCTCAATCCAGTACTGTCAATTACTGGGCTGTTTTCTTTCCTATCTCCTTTTCAGGGGGTACTGCTTAATTCTCACTGGTTGTGTTCCTTCTTTAAGCTTGATTACTATGGGGGAGCATTCTTCACCCTCCCTGGTACATCAGAGGCCCATACCCCCAAAAATACTTGTTCTAATATCTCTTTACGAATTTCCTTCTTAATTTCAATGGCTGTTAGTGTTAAGCCTAACATCTTTATATCATTTACCTCCAGAGTAACCTCCCCATTTTAGAATGTTTAGCAAATTGGGCATATACAAAAGCTTCTAAATACACATGTTACTTTAAAGGTTTGCAAAAGTATGCCTCCTCAGACTGACTAGTTGTTCCCCACACTACAACATAATC of the Agelaius phoeniceus isolate bAgePho1 chromosome W unlocalized genomic scaffold, bAgePho1.hap1 SUPER_W_unloc_2, whole genome shotgun sequence genome contains:
- the LOC143692584 gene encoding olfactory receptor 14J1-like, whose amino-acid sequence is MSNSSSIRHFLLLALADTRQLQLLHFCLLLGISLAALLGNGLIISAVACGHHLHTPMFFFLLNLALADLGSICTTVPKAMHNSLWDTRDISYTGCAAQLFFFVFFISAELSLLTVMCYDRYVSICKPLHYGTLLGSRACAHMAAAAWASGFVYSLLHTANTFSLPLCHGNALGQFFCEIPQILKLSCSKSQLREVGLIAVSVSLVFGCFVFIVFSYVQIFRAVLRIPSEQGRHKAFSTCLPHLVVVSLFVSTVVFAHLKPPSITSPSLDLVVSFLYSVVPPALNPLIYSLRNQELKDSVRRLITGKFQKH